The following are encoded in a window of Eriocheir sinensis breed Jianghai 21 chromosome 35, ASM2467909v1, whole genome shotgun sequence genomic DNA:
- the LOC127007512 gene encoding 5-oxoprolinase-like isoform X3 produces the protein MGFSHVSLSSHVIPMVKAVPRGFTASSDAYLTPHIKAYLKGFSGGFKNNLKDVNVLFMQSDGGLTQMNRFNGSRAILSGPAGGVVGYAMTSYKQLGSQPVIGFDMGGTSTDVSRYAGQYEHVFESTTAGVTIQAPQLDVNTVAAGGGSQLFFRSGMFVVGPESAGAHPGPVCYKKGGPLAVTDANLALGRLLPQYFPKIFGPKENEPLDKKRTMEAFKQVAKEVNAFNLDNKKIKVEEVAMGFIRVANEAMCRPIRALTQAKGHDTSQHALAVFGGAGGQHACAVARALGMQTVIIHKYAGILSAYGMALADVVHEAQEPCAKVYEPENFGYFDSRLEVLEAECIKSLKNQGFCSRNIVCEAYLNLRYEGTDCALMCSAVKKTSTEKSKVCSFGDFQEAFIERYKREFGFIIENREIIVDDIRVRGIGKSVIEEEETIAQCEGNPTSEIVTSVYFEEGWLDTKVFMLSSLSAGHCIAGPAIIMDKLSTILIEPDCTASITSKGDVLIKIGETKRKKIGTEMDAIQLSIFSHRFMSLAEQMGRILQRTSISTNIKERLDFSCALFGPDGGLVSNAPHIPVHLGAMQETVQYQLNVLGDEIKDGDVLLSNHPSAGGSHLPDLTVITPVFYRNEKSPVFYVASRGHHADIGGITPGSMPPHSTSIQEEGAVFMSFKLVEQGIFQEEKLVEALMAPGKIPGSSGTRNLKDNLSDLRAQVAANHKGIQLVNELIDFYSLEVVQAYMSHIQKSAEYAVRDLLKDVGARVYEKTGAYSLHAIDYMDDGSPIELTVDINPEDGTALFDFGGTGPEVWGNCNAPRAITVSGIIYCLRAMVAHDIPLNQGCLKPITIKVPPGSILDPSEDAAVVGGNVQTSQRVVDVILRAFGACAASQGCMNNITFGDDSVGYYETVAGGAGAGPGWHGRSGVHVHMTNTRITDPEILERRYPVILNRFTLNKNTGGSGKFRGGDGVVRELLFRRPLTLSILTERRVFAPYGLEGGEDGKRGNNFLIRKNGRKIRLHSKSSVKVEKGDMFQLLTPGGGGYGKADESNSDDSYTGPPEKKARHIQRGSVFEFNRAQESV, from the exons ATGGGATTCAGTCacgtctctctctcctcacatgtcATTCCTATGGTGAAGGCTGTGCCCCGAGGCTTCACTGCAAGCTCAGATGCTTATCTCACCCCTCACATCAAGGCATATCTCaag GGATTTTCTGGGGGCTTCAAGAACAATTTGAAAGATGTGAATGTGCTCTTCATGCAGAGTGATGGTGGACTTACACAAATGAACAG ATTCAATGGCTCTCGAGCCATTCTGTCTGGCCCAGCTGGTGGTGTGGTTGGATATGCTATGACCAGCTATAAGCAGCTTGGTAGTCAGCCAGTCATTGGATTTGATATGGGTGGCACATCAACAGATGTATCTCGTTATGCTGGTCAATATGAACATGTATTTGAGAGCACAACAGCTGGAGTTACAATTCAGGCTCCACAG CTTGACGTGAACActgttgctgctggtggtggaTCACAGTTATTTTTCCGCTCTGGGATGTTTGTGGTTGGCCCGGAGTCAGCGGGTGCTCACCCAG GCCCTGTTTGTTACAAAAAGGGAGGTCCACTGGCTGTTACTGATGCTAACTTAGCATTAGGAAGACTGTTGCCTCAGTATTTCCCCAAGATATTTGGTCCCAAAGAAAATGAGCCTCTTGATAAAAAGAGAACAATGGAAGCCTTCAAGCAAGTTGCTAAAGAG GTCAATGCCTTCAACTTAGATAACAAGAAAATCAAGGTTGAGGAGGTGGCCATGGGGTTCATCCGAGTGGCTAATGAAGCAATGTGTCGGCCCATTAGAGCCCTCACACAG GCCAAGGGTCATGACACCTCTCAGCATGCCCTGGCTGTGTTTGGGGGAGCTGGGGGTCAGCATGCATGTGCTGTTGCTCGAGCACTTGGCATGCAAACTGTCATCATTCATAAGTATGCTGGCATCCTCTCAGCATATGGAATGGCCCTTGCAGATGTTGTTCATGAGGCACAAGAGCCCTGTGCCAAAGTCTATGAGCCAG AGAACTTTGGGTACTTTGACTCTCGTCTTGAAGTTTTAGAAGCTGAATGCATAAAGTCACTCAAGAACCAAGGCTTTTGCTCTAGAAACATCGTTTGTGAAGCTTACCTGAATCTTCGGTATGAAGGAACAGACTGTGCATTGATGTGTTCAGCTGTCAAGAAAACAAGTACTGAGAAGAGTAAAGTGTGTTCATTTGGTGACTTCCAAGAAGCCTTTATAGAAAG ataCAAGAGGGAGTTTGGTTTTATTATTGAAAACCGAGAGATCATTGTTGATGACATAAGAGTCCGTGGAATAGGAAAGTCTgttattgaagaagaagaaaccatTGCTCAATGTGAAGGAAATCCTACATCAGAAATT GTAACAAGTGTATACTTCGAGGAGGGTTGGCTGGACACCAAGGTCTTCATGTTGTCCTCATTATCTGCTGGCCATTGTATTGCTGGCCCAGCCATCATCATGGACAAGTTATCCACAATTTTGATTGAACCAG ATTGCACAGCGAGTATCACCAGCAAAGGGGATGTCTTAATCAAGATTGGGGAgactaaaagaaagaagattggCACGGAAATGGATGCAATCCAGCTTTCCATATTCTCTCATCGTTTTATGAGTTTGGCTGAACAGATGGGAAG AATCCTACAGAGAACATCAATTTCAACAAACATCAAAGAGAGATTAGACTTCTCATGTGCTCTCTTTGGTCCTGATGGAGGGCTGGTGTCCAACGCTCCTCATATTCCTGTTCACCTTGGAGCAATGCAAGAGACTGTCCAATACCAG TTGAACGTTCTAGGAGATGAAATTAAAGATGGAGATGTTTTGCTGTCTAACCATCCATCTGCAGGTGGCTCACATTTGCCTGACCTGACTGTTATTACTCCAGTATTTTATAG AAATGAGAAAAGCCCAGTTTTCTATGTAGCCAGCCGAGGTCACCATGCAGATATCGGCGGCATCACACCCGGGTCCATGCCTCCTCACTCCACCTCCATCCAGGAAGAAGGAGCAGTGTTCATGTCCTTCAAATTGGTTGAGCAAGGAATTTTCCAG GAGGAAAAGCTAGTTGAAGCACTTATGGCTCCAGGCAAGATCCCAGGATCCTCTGGAACTCGGAATCTGAAGGATAATCTGTCTGACCTACGTGCTCAGGTTGCAGCAAATCACAAG GGTATCCAACTTGTGAATGAGCTAATTGACTTCTACAGTTTAGAAGTAGTTCAAGCCTACATGAGCCACATTCAGAAGAGTGCCGAGTATGCTGTGCGTGACTTATTGAAAGATGTGGGAGCACGTGTATATGAAAAAACTGGAGCCTACTCCTTGCATGCTATTGACTATATGGATGATGGTTCACCCATAGAGCTGACTGTTGACATAAATCCTGAAGATGGAACTGCTCTGTTTGATTTTGG AGGCACAGGACCTGAAGTTTGGGGTAACTGCAATGCACCAAGAGCCATCACCGTGTCAGGCATCATTTACTGTCTGCGAGCAATGGTTGCCCATGATATACCACTCAATCAG GGGTGTTTGAAACCAATAACCATCAAGGTCCCTCCAGGCTCCATATTGGACCCCTCGGAGGATGCAGCTGTTGTGGGTGGCAACGTTCAGACGTCCCAGCGAGTTGTGGATGTCATCCTGCGTGCCTTTGGTGCCTGTGCTGCCTCCCAGGGCTGCATGAATAACATTACCTTTGGGGATGACAGTGTAGGATACTATGAGACAGTTGCAGGAGGAGCAGGGGCT GGTCCCGGGTGGCACGGGCGCAGTGGGGTCCATGTGCACATGACAAACACGCGCATAACTGACCCAGAAATCTTAGAACGCCGCTACCCTGTCATTCTCAACAGGTTTACCTTGAACAAGAACACAGGGGGCAGTGGAAAGTTCAG aggtggtgatggtgtggtacgAGAACTTCTGTTTCGACGACCTCTCACTCTTTCCATTCTCACTGAGAGAAGAGTTTTTGCTCCTTATGGTCTTGAAG GTGgtgaagatggaaaaagaggtaACAACTTTTTGATTAGGAAAAATGGACGCAAGATTCGTCTACACTCTAAATCATCCGTGAAAGTGGAGAAAGGC